One region of Ictalurus furcatus strain D&B chromosome 17, Billie_1.0, whole genome shotgun sequence genomic DNA includes:
- the rhoga gene encoding ras homolog family member Ga, whose translation MQSIKCVVVGDGAVGKTCLLISYTTNAFPKEYIPTVFDNYSSEITVQSKPICLNLWDTAGQEAYDRLRTISYPQTNVFIICFSISNMTSFENIKLKWYPEVSKHCPNVPILLVGTKKDHRQDPELLQKLKEQKMTPVTEQQGRALAREIRAVKYIECSALNQDGVKEVFEEAVNAHLNPKPKREKFCVLL comes from the coding sequence ATGCAAAGTATCAAGTGTGTGGTGGTTGGTGATGGAGCTGTGGGGAAGACCTGCCTTCTAATCTCCTACACCACCAACGCCTTTCCTAAAGAGTACATCCCTACTGTGTTTGACAATTACAGCTCAGAGATCACAGTGCAGTCCAAACCCATCTGTCTTAATCTATGGGACACAGCCGGTCAGGAAGCATATGACCGTCTCCGAACCATTTCTTATCCCCAGACCAACGTCTTCATAATCTGCTTCTCCATCTCCAACATGACCTCTTTTGAGAATATCAAGCTGAAGTGGTATCCAGAGGTATCGAAACATTGTCCCAATGTACCCATCCTTTTAGTAGGAACCAAAAAAGACCACAGGCAGGATCCAGAACTTTTGCAGAAATTAAAGGAACAGAAAATGACTCCTGTCACTGAGCAACAGGGAAGAGCTCTAGCTCGAGAAATCAGGGCTGTCAAGTACATCGAGTGCTCAGCTCTCAACCAAGATGGAGTGAAGGAAGTATTCGAAGAGGCTGTCAATGCCCATCTGAACCCAAAGCCTAAGCGTGAAAAATTCTGTGTATTGTTATAA